The Corynebacterium tuberculostearicum genome window below encodes:
- a CDS encoding MarR family winged helix-turn-helix transcriptional regulator, whose product MASTNNSVIPTALLESPSFQLERLRRRTRDGVEAALQTKQTTLREYWVLTCLVDADAASQSYLSETLAIDASDMVRLIDALEDRGWAKRERDPKDRRRQIVASTKKGAKVHKDLAELVATAEDEALDESTNKQLKHLRKLAKSIIAADEDEA is encoded by the coding sequence ATGGCTTCCACGAATAATTCTGTAATCCCAACTGCCCTACTCGAATCCCCGTCGTTCCAGCTGGAGCGCCTCCGCCGCCGCACCCGCGATGGCGTCGAGGCTGCCCTGCAGACCAAGCAGACGACGCTGCGCGAGTACTGGGTCCTTACCTGCCTGGTGGACGCGGATGCCGCATCGCAGTCCTACCTGTCCGAGACCCTGGCCATTGATGCCTCTGACATGGTGCGTCTTATCGACGCCCTCGAGGACCGCGGCTGGGCCAAGCGCGAGCGCGATCCAAAGGATCGCCGCCGCCAGATCGTCGCGTCCACCAAGAAGGGCGCGAAGGTTCACAAGGATCTGGCGGAGCTTGTTGCCACTGCCGAGGACGAGGCCTTGGATGAGTCCACCAATAAGCAGCTCAAGCACCTGCGAAAGTTGGCCAAGTCCATCATTGCCGCGGACGAGGACGAGGCATAA
- a CDS encoding rhodanese-like domain-containing protein, with protein sequence MKNVQPTEVPEGAQLIDVRENDEWAVERAKGATHIPMSEITGRIQEIDPDKDIYVICHAGGRSMQVCQYLEHALGWDTINVDGGTDKWKAAGLPIETD encoded by the coding sequence ATGAAAAACGTTCAACCAACCGAAGTACCAGAAGGCGCTCAGCTCATTGATGTCCGCGAGAATGATGAGTGGGCGGTGGAGCGCGCGAAGGGCGCGACCCATATCCCGATGAGTGAGATTACGGGTCGCATCCAGGAAATCGACCCAGACAAGGATATTTACGTCATCTGCCACGCGGGCGGCCGCAGCATGCAGGTCTGCCAGTATCTGGAGCATGCGCTGGGCTGGGACACCATCAACGTCGATGGCGGCACGGATAAGTGGAAGGCTGCCGGACTTCCCATCGAAACGGATTAA
- a CDS encoding Pls/PosA family non-ribosomal peptide synthetase, with the protein MAGPESLVPQQYLLGSAAPRPRTLWDIITTTAEMHPDAAALDDGEIITYSELIHEVELWATELHANGVRRGDRIGIRMTSGKRELYLAILATLAAGAAYVPVDADDPDERAEMVFGEADIDGVFTDEGFRFLRDSARPDAPDRSAEEPAENPNTPRPEDTAWIIFTSGSTGKPKGVAVSHRSAAAFVDAEASLFLVNHPHGPLGPEDRVLAGLSVAFDASCEEMWLAWGHGGCLVPAPRSLVRSGMDLGPWLIRRDITVVSTVPTLAGLWPAEALDNIRLLIVGGEACSQELVDRLATEDREMWNTYGPTEATVVACAQQMLPGRPVSIGLPLNGWDLVVVDKQGMPVEMGGVGELVIGGVGLASYLDPAKDAEKYAPLESIGWQRAYRTGDHVRLEEDGLYFVGRVDDQVKIGGRRIELGEVEANVAALDNVYNSAVAVQKTPGGESVLVGYVSLEDEAKGFDHEAAHARLAETMPAALVPRICVMEELPVRTSGKVDKKALPWPLPGVGVESTTLTETEKWLAELWVETLGVSVEDENADFFSLGGTSLAAATLVGHIRERYPTVAVRDLYDHPRLGSLAELIAGAEPRPAAADVPLREVTKVGFGTRLAQTLIQIPVMTLAASSWLAWLMLGSTVAASLGFEWAAAYPWWLVIVMLIVFVTPVGRIPIGGYGARLITAGIKPGDYPRGGSTHLRIWAAERWANTSGASSLAGATRVNNYARTLGVKVKRGVDLHSLPPVTGLLTLGKHAAIEPEVDLSGYWLDGDILHVGAIDVKEGARVGARSTLLPGTVVGKYAHVEAGSTVTGRKKIKDGQRWSGSPAQKVGRSKHRFPSHTPKRRPWWVAIYDATSVLLAIQPVVALAVGAAIVLALVHSTGGDSFVGAIFFAPVGALAAFATYMLQTWLGVHILSLGISPGVAPVRSAKGWRLWAIERLMDEARTKLFPLYASQLTPAWLRSLGAEIGANVEISTAVMIPKLTEVKEGAFLADDTMIGGYELGGGWMRTGETKVGKRSFVGNSGITAPGRKLSKNSLVAVLSSTPKKTKAGANWWGAPPERMRRVTVEVDSPANSGEALTYNPGFAVKAARGVVETMRLLAPMFSAMLLAATLSVYDSLLDALGFPLTWLLSGLVLMGMGAVAMAVTVAVKWICVGKHRAADHPLWSAFVWLNELQDTFVEVVAAPWFFQHTYGSGEINLGLRALGVEIGRGAWIDSYWFPETDLIRVGEAATVGPGTVVQTHLFQDRVMSLDTVTIQDGSTLAAHSVALPASLIGTASTVGPGSLVMRGDRVPTNAVWQGNPIEPWER; encoded by the coding sequence ATGGCGGGCCCCGAATCGCTCGTCCCGCAGCAGTACCTTCTAGGTAGCGCGGCGCCGCGGCCCCGCACGCTGTGGGACATCATCACCACTACCGCGGAGATGCACCCAGACGCCGCCGCGCTGGACGACGGCGAAATCATCACCTACTCCGAGCTCATCCACGAGGTCGAGCTGTGGGCCACCGAGCTGCACGCCAATGGCGTGCGCCGGGGCGATCGGATCGGCATTCGGATGACCTCCGGCAAGCGCGAGCTCTACCTCGCCATTTTGGCGACCCTGGCGGCGGGCGCGGCCTACGTGCCTGTCGACGCCGATGACCCAGACGAGCGCGCCGAGATGGTCTTCGGCGAGGCCGATATCGATGGCGTCTTTACTGATGAAGGCTTCCGCTTCCTGCGCGATTCTGCGCGCCCGGACGCCCCCGACAGGTCCGCCGAGGAGCCGGCTGAGAACCCCAATACCCCGCGCCCAGAAGACACCGCGTGGATCATCTTCACCTCCGGTTCTACCGGCAAGCCGAAGGGCGTGGCTGTAAGCCACCGTTCCGCGGCCGCCTTTGTGGATGCCGAGGCCAGCCTCTTTTTGGTCAATCACCCGCACGGGCCGCTCGGCCCGGAGGATCGTGTGCTCGCCGGGCTGTCCGTCGCCTTCGATGCCTCCTGCGAGGAAATGTGGCTGGCCTGGGGCCACGGTGGCTGCTTGGTCCCGGCGCCGCGATCTCTGGTGCGCTCCGGCATGGACTTGGGCCCGTGGCTCATCCGCCGCGATATCACCGTCGTGTCTACCGTGCCTACCTTGGCGGGCCTGTGGCCGGCTGAGGCGCTGGATAATATCCGCCTGCTCATCGTCGGCGGAGAAGCCTGCTCGCAGGAGTTGGTGGACCGCCTGGCCACCGAGGACCGCGAGATGTGGAATACCTACGGTCCTACCGAGGCCACGGTCGTCGCCTGTGCGCAGCAAATGCTGCCCGGACGGCCGGTGTCCATTGGCTTGCCGTTGAATGGTTGGGACCTGGTGGTCGTCGATAAGCAGGGCATGCCTGTGGAAATGGGCGGCGTCGGCGAGCTGGTGATCGGCGGCGTGGGACTGGCGTCCTACCTGGATCCGGCTAAGGACGCGGAGAAGTACGCCCCGCTGGAGTCGATAGGCTGGCAGCGTGCGTATCGCACCGGTGACCACGTGCGCCTGGAAGAAGACGGGCTGTACTTCGTCGGCCGCGTGGATGACCAGGTGAAAATTGGCGGGCGCCGCATCGAGCTCGGCGAAGTCGAAGCTAACGTCGCGGCTCTGGATAACGTCTATAACTCGGCCGTGGCCGTGCAGAAGACCCCGGGCGGCGAGTCCGTCCTGGTGGGCTATGTTTCCCTCGAAGATGAGGCCAAGGGCTTCGATCACGAGGCCGCGCACGCCCGCTTGGCCGAAACCATGCCGGCCGCGCTCGTCCCGCGCATCTGCGTGATGGAAGAACTGCCGGTGCGCACCTCCGGCAAGGTTGATAAGAAGGCCCTGCCGTGGCCGCTGCCGGGAGTGGGCGTGGAATCGACCACGCTGACCGAGACCGAGAAGTGGCTCGCGGAGCTGTGGGTAGAAACGCTCGGCGTGTCCGTGGAAGACGAGAACGCCGACTTTTTCTCGCTCGGCGGCACCTCGCTGGCGGCCGCGACCCTCGTGGGCCATATCAGGGAGCGCTACCCCACCGTGGCCGTGCGCGACCTCTACGACCACCCGCGCTTGGGCTCGCTGGCTGAGCTCATTGCGGGAGCCGAACCGCGCCCCGCGGCTGCCGACGTCCCCTTGCGCGAGGTCACCAAGGTCGGCTTCGGCACCCGGCTCGCCCAGACCCTGATCCAGATCCCCGTCATGACGCTGGCCGCATCCAGCTGGCTGGCCTGGCTCATGCTGGGTTCCACCGTGGCGGCATCGCTGGGCTTTGAGTGGGCCGCGGCCTATCCGTGGTGGCTGGTCATCGTCATGCTCATCGTCTTTGTCACCCCCGTCGGCCGCATCCCCATTGGCGGCTACGGTGCGCGTCTTATTACGGCCGGCATTAAGCCGGGCGATTACCCGCGCGGCGGTTCGACGCACCTGCGCATCTGGGCGGCCGAGCGCTGGGCTAATACCTCCGGCGCGAGCTCGCTGGCCGGTGCTACGCGCGTGAATAACTACGCCCGCACGCTTGGTGTCAAGGTCAAGCGCGGCGTGGACCTGCACTCCCTGCCGCCGGTGACCGGCCTGCTCACCTTGGGCAAGCACGCCGCCATCGAACCTGAGGTGGACCTCTCCGGTTATTGGCTGGACGGCGATATCCTGCATGTCGGTGCCATCGACGTCAAGGAAGGCGCTCGCGTGGGCGCGCGCTCCACGCTGCTTCCTGGCACCGTAGTGGGCAAGTATGCCCACGTGGAGGCCGGTTCTACCGTTACCGGCCGCAAGAAGATCAAGGACGGCCAGCGCTGGTCGGGCTCGCCTGCCCAGAAGGTGGGTCGCTCCAAGCACCGCTTCCCGTCCCATACGCCCAAGCGCCGGCCGTGGTGGGTGGCCATTTATGACGCCACCTCCGTCCTGCTGGCCATCCAACCGGTTGTAGCGCTGGCGGTAGGCGCGGCCATCGTCTTGGCCCTCGTGCATTCCACGGGTGGCGATAGCTTCGTCGGCGCGATCTTCTTCGCGCCCGTTGGCGCGCTGGCGGCCTTTGCCACCTATATGCTGCAGACTTGGCTGGGCGTGCACATCCTCTCGCTGGGCATTAGCCCGGGCGTAGCACCCGTGCGCTCGGCCAAAGGCTGGCGCCTGTGGGCCATCGAGCGCCTCATGGACGAGGCTCGCACCAAGCTCTTTCCGCTCTATGCCTCCCAGCTGACCCCAGCGTGGCTGCGCTCGCTCGGCGCGGAGATTGGCGCCAACGTGGAAATCTCCACCGCGGTTATGATCCCCAAGCTCACCGAGGTCAAAGAAGGTGCCTTCCTGGCCGATGACACCATGATCGGCGGCTACGAGCTCGGCGGAGGCTGGATGCGCACCGGCGAGACCAAGGTGGGCAAGCGCTCCTTCGTGGGCAACTCCGGCATCACCGCACCCGGCCGCAAGCTATCCAAGAACTCGCTGGTTGCCGTTCTTTCTTCTACCCCCAAGAAGACGAAGGCCGGCGCCAACTGGTGGGGTGCACCGCCAGAGCGCATGCGCCGCGTGACCGTAGAGGTGGACTCCCCCGCTAACTCGGGCGAGGCGCTGACCTATAACCCGGGCTTTGCCGTCAAGGCCGCCCGCGGCGTGGTGGAAACCATGCGCCTTTTGGCACCGATGTTTTCTGCCATGCTGCTCGCGGCAACCCTTAGCGTCTACGACTCGCTTCTCGACGCCCTCGGCTTCCCCCTCACCTGGCTCCTCTCCGGCCTCGTGCTCATGGGCATGGGTGCGGTGGCCATGGCCGTCACCGTCGCGGTGAAGTGGATCTGCGTGGGCAAGCACCGCGCGGCCGACCACCCGCTGTGGTCCGCTTTTGTCTGGCTCAATGAGCTGCAGGATACCTTCGTGGAGGTCGTCGCCGCGCCGTGGTTCTTCCAGCACACCTACGGCTCCGGCGAGATCAACCTGGGGCTGCGCGCCCTCGGCGTGGAGATCGGCCGCGGCGCGTGGATCGATTCCTACTGGTTCCCGGAAACGGACCTCATCCGCGTCGGTGAGGCCGCCACCGTGGGCCCTGGCACCGTGGTGCAAACCCACCTTTTCCAGGACCGCGTGATGAGCCTAGATACCGTCACCATCCAGGACGGCTCCACGCTGGCCGCCCACTCGGTGGCGCTGCCGGCCTCGCTCATCGGCACGGCCTCCACCGTGGGTCCAGGCTCGCTGGTCATGCGCGGCGACCGCGTGCCCACCAACGCCGTATGGCAGGGCAACCCCATCGAGCCGTGGGAGCGATAG